A genome region from Lucilia cuprina isolate Lc7/37 chromosome 3, ASM2204524v1, whole genome shotgun sequence includes the following:
- the LOC111678908 gene encoding uncharacterized protein LOC111678908, which produces MMETFLVLGLCFILYEALDFFQGCIHSATPSASDQIEAYRRQLDEQRQKQQEEQFLANLTPLLSAQLAAAGFNLSTASTPTASTASVISDLKVQVQTDSENYSVSTPALNSGGTGGVGGESGFRPANLSIFEAQQLNNTSSLPRDYYYLQQQQLKNKNSSKSLLSKFSTSGSDNRIFPETPSILGNPAGVITTQPLLQHQLNSFDSPTPISTEPAASTIHTHDLKRAHLKNQYNNNDDPNILSRHNSQTTLSSHEASSSGEEDDSEASSTQGEASLDSCPYNSDHDINEDRTFTVGSCSSSHADFREIECERLRRQCVSVKRIYSISEKF; this is translated from the coding sequence ATGATGGAGACATTTCTTGTCCTGGGTCTATGTTTTATACTGTACGAAGCATTGGATTTCTTTCAGGGATGCATACATAGTGCAACTCCCTCTGCCAGTGATCAAATAGAAGCATACCGTCGACAATTGGACGAACAACGACAAAAACAGCAAGAAGAACAATTTTTGGCAAACTTAACTCCACTTCTGAGTGCTCAACTAGCTGCTGCTGGATTTAATCTATCAACTGCCTCAACACCAACCGCTTCGACGGCAAGTGTTATAAGTGATTTGAAAGTTCAAGTTCAAACTGATTCTGAAAACTATTCCGTAAGTACACCCGCGTTGAATTCTGGTGGAACCGGAGGCGTTGGTGGTGAAAGTGGATTTAGGCCTGCTAATCTTAGTATATTCGAAGCTCAACAATTAAATAATACCTCGTCATTGCCTAGAGACTATTACtatttgcaacaacaacagttgAAAAACAAGAATTCGTCTAAATCGTTACTGTCGAAATTTTCGACATCTGGTTCTGATAATCGCATTTTTCCGGAAACTCCTAGTATTTTGGGGAACCCTGCGGGTGTTATAACAACACAACCTCTGTTACAACACCAACTAAACTCATTTGATTCGCCAACTCCCATCAGCACTGAGCCCGCAGCAAGTACTATACATACTCACGATTTGAAGAGGGCCCATTTGAAAAATCAATACAATAACAACGACGATCCCAACATTCTCTCTCGTCACAACTCACAGACAACATTGTCATCTCACGAAGCTTCCTCTTCCGGAGAAGAGGACGACTCTGAAGCATCTTCTACACAAGGTGAAGCATCCCTCGATTCTTGTCCGTACAACTCTGATCACGATATCAACGAAGATCGTACGTTCACAGTGGGTTCGTGTTCATCATCGCATGCCGATTTTCGAGAAATTGAATGTGAACGACTGCGCCGCCAATGTGTGAGCGTTAAACGCATTTATAGCATATCggagaaattttag